The sequence AAATGTGCAGCTATAGCACTGAGAGACGGAATACTTCACACACATGATGAAGCCAAAGAGATCATTGTCAACAAACTGGGTGAGAAAGCCTACCCCTACTCTGTACGCATGGCAGAACTCCCCAAAGGTGCAACACTCTTGGAGAACCCTGTCAATCAAATGCCTGCTTTTGCAGTGGATGAACGTTATTACTTTATGCCAGGTTTCCCGGAAATGAGCCATCCTATGGTAGAGAAGATACTGACAAAACTGATACCTAATAAAAGAACTTACCATCGTCATACACTTACAGCCCTTTGCAAAGAGAATGTATTTATAGAGCTGATGGAGAAGATGCCAAAGGAAGTGGAGTTCTCTTCCTTGCCTAAACTCTACTCTGATGGATGGAGGGTCT is a genomic window of Sulfurovum sp. XGS-02 containing:
- a CDS encoding molybdopterin-binding protein: MSEPRFFALIIGTEILNRRRADKHFDFVTKALAEKGHKLTGSFIIEDDPALIVQTLSFIASQENSILFSFGGIGSTPDDHTRKCAAIALRDGILHTHDEAKEIIVNKLGEKAYPYSVRMAELPKGATLLENPVNQMPAFAVDERYYFMPGFPEMSHPMVEKILTKLIPNKRTYHRHTLTALCKENVFIELMEKMPKEVEFSSLPKLYSDGWRVSISVASTDEKLALESFQMYIDLLEKKHIVYSLHDEHNASE